The Bos indicus x Bos taurus breed Angus x Brahman F1 hybrid chromosome 3, Bos_hybrid_MaternalHap_v2.0, whole genome shotgun sequence genome segment GCTATCTCTTAACTCCAAAAAAAATACCCTAGCTGGGAAACTGCTTACAAATGTGAAAGTCAGAAGACACTGGGGAGAAAGCATAATTAAATATAGTTAATACTAAGCTGTGTATACATGAGGCTAATCAAAAAAGACTTGAAAGATCTGAGTGTGGATGCAGGTTTATAGGGTTTATAGTGGACCTGAGTCTCCTTGCTTTTGAGGAAGACCGGAGCTCCTCACTCACCTAAACCTCCCTCTTGTCTCTTAGCAAAAGTACTTTGACTCAGGAGACTACAACATGGCCAAAGCCAAGATGAAGAATAAGCAGCTGCCCAGTGCAGGACCAGACAAGAACCTGGTGACCGGTGACCacatccccaccccccaggatCTGCCCCAGAGAAAGTCCTCGCTCGTCACCAGCAAGCTTGCGGGGTAACCTGGGCCCCCTCTGCCCCCCTTCTCACTCACTGGACTTTTCTATATCTTAGGCAGGGACATGGGCACCTAGCTGTCTCTTCTCAGCTTGCTCGCCAGAAATGACTATGCTGCTTCTGGGGGCTGCTGAGACTGTAACATGGGCTAAAGAGAGGCTCTGAGTTCACTGCTTTGGATAAACTGAGATTTCCACACCCTCATGT includes the following:
- the ENSA gene encoding alpha-endosulfine isoform X2; translated protein: MSQKQEEENPTEETGEEKQQKYFDSGDYNMAKAKMKNKQLPSAGPDKNLVTGDHIPTPQDLPQRKSSLVTSKLAGGQVE